One segment of Bacteroides caecimuris DNA contains the following:
- a CDS encoding glycoside hydrolase family 3 N-terminal domain-containing protein has product MKLRNIILMTASVAMTACSKQAVPTAIPEDARIEQQVEELLSKMDLDAKIGQMTELAIDVLGETINGEFQLDEAKLHKAIAEYKVGSFLNAPGPVAQSPEKWNEIIGRIQELSMKEIGIPCIYGLDQNHGTTYTLGGTLFPQNINMGAAFNPDLTYEAARVTAYETRAGNCPWTYSPTVDMARDPRWPRVWENYGEDCLVNAIMGSTAVRGFQGDDPNHIPADRIATSVKHYMGYCMPRTGKDRTPAYISVSELREKHFAPFKACVEAGALTIMVNSGSINGKPVHADRELLTQWLKEDLGWDGMLITDWADINNLYTREHVAANKKEAIEMAINAGIDMAMEPYDLNYCTLLKELVQEKRIPMSRIDDAVRRVLRLKFRLGLFAHPNTLLKDYPLFGSKEHALIALHAAEESEVLLKNKDHILPLPQGKKLLVTGPNANSMRCLNGGWSYSWQGHLTDRFADKYNTIYEAICNKFGAGNVRLEQGVTYKPEGAYMEENEPEIEKAVAAARNVDIIIACIGENSYCETPGNLSELAISANQSKLVKALAATGKPIILILNEGRPRIINELEPLADAVIDILLPGNYGGDALANILAGDVNPSAKMPYTYPRHEAALTTYDYRVSEEMDKMEGAYDYNAVVSVQWPFGYGLSYTTFEYSNFQTDKSSFTAGDDLHFSIDVTNTGKYAGKEVVMLFSSDLVASLTPENRRLRAFKKVELQPGETQTVTLSIKGSDLAFVNSNGQWVLEQGDFRMQCGNQVVTITYK; this is encoded by the coding sequence ATGAAACTCAGAAATATTATATTAATGACCGCATCTGTCGCAATGACTGCCTGTTCCAAACAGGCAGTTCCCACTGCCATTCCTGAAGACGCAAGAATAGAACAACAAGTGGAAGAGCTTCTATCAAAGATGGACCTCGATGCCAAGATTGGGCAGATGACCGAGCTTGCCATTGATGTATTAGGAGAGACGATAAATGGTGAATTCCAATTGGACGAGGCAAAACTCCACAAAGCGATTGCTGAATACAAGGTAGGTTCGTTTCTCAATGCTCCCGGCCCGGTAGCACAAAGCCCTGAAAAGTGGAACGAGATTATCGGTCGAATACAAGAACTGTCGATGAAGGAGATTGGCATTCCATGTATCTACGGTCTGGATCAGAATCATGGTACTACCTATACATTGGGCGGCACGCTCTTTCCTCAAAATATCAATATGGGTGCTGCCTTCAATCCGGATTTGACCTACGAAGCGGCACGTGTAACGGCTTATGAAACAAGGGCTGGCAATTGTCCCTGGACATACTCTCCCACCGTCGATATGGCACGTGATCCCCGTTGGCCACGTGTATGGGAAAATTATGGAGAAGACTGTTTAGTCAATGCCATTATGGGCAGCACTGCTGTCCGAGGCTTCCAAGGAGATGATCCAAACCATATTCCCGCCGACCGAATCGCCACCTCCGTGAAACATTACATGGGATACTGCATGCCACGCACCGGCAAAGACCGTACACCGGCTTATATATCGGTTTCCGAACTGCGTGAGAAACACTTTGCACCGTTCAAGGCTTGTGTGGAAGCAGGTGCACTGACTATAATGGTCAACAGTGGTTCCATCAACGGAAAGCCTGTGCACGCCGACCGCGAACTCCTTACACAATGGCTGAAAGAAGACTTGGGATGGGACGGAATGTTAATCACCGACTGGGCGGACATCAACAATCTTTATACCCGCGAACATGTGGCGGCAAACAAGAAAGAAGCCATCGAAATGGCAATCAATGCAGGTATAGACATGGCTATGGAACCGTATGATCTCAATTATTGTACACTGCTAAAAGAGTTAGTGCAAGAGAAAAGAATACCCATGAGCCGTATTGACGATGCCGTCCGCCGGGTGCTTAGACTTAAATTCCGTCTGGGGCTGTTCGCTCATCCGAACACTTTATTGAAAGATTATCCTCTCTTCGGCAGCAAGGAGCATGCACTTATCGCACTTCATGCAGCCGAAGAATCGGAAGTATTGCTAAAAAATAAAGATCATATTCTTCCGCTTCCTCAAGGGAAAAAGCTACTGGTAACCGGTCCGAACGCTAACTCTATGCGCTGCTTGAACGGTGGCTGGAGCTATTCGTGGCAAGGACATCTGACCGACAGATTTGCTGACAAATATAACACCATTTACGAAGCAATCTGCAACAAATTCGGAGCCGGTAATGTCCGTCTGGAACAAGGCGTAACCTACAAACCCGAAGGTGCTTACATGGAAGAAAATGAACCGGAAATTGAGAAAGCTGTGGCCGCTGCCCGCAACGTGGATATTATTATCGCCTGCATCGGTGAAAATTCGTATTGCGAAACACCCGGCAATCTTTCCGAACTTGCCATCTCTGCCAACCAAAGCAAACTGGTAAAGGCACTTGCCGCTACGGGAAAACCGATCATCCTGATACTCAATGAGGGTCGTCCCCGCATTATCAACGAGTTGGAACCATTGGCTGATGCTGTTATTGACATTCTGTTACCCGGAAACTATGGTGGTGACGCATTAGCGAACATTCTGGCAGGAGACGTGAACCCCAGTGCCAAGATGCCTTACACATATCCTCGACACGAAGCAGCACTGACTACCTACGATTATCGGGTGAGTGAAGAGATGGACAAAATGGAAGGAGCTTACGACTACAATGCGGTAGTCTCCGTTCAATGGCCTTTCGGATACGGATTGAGCTACACCACTTTCGAATACAGCAACTTCCAAACGGACAAATCTTCGTTTACCGCAGGAGATGATTTGCACTTTTCCATAGACGTAACCAATACCGGTAAATATGCCGGAAAAGAAGTTGTCATGCTATTCAGCAGTGATCTTGTGGCTTCACTTACTCCCGAAAACCGCCGGTTACGAGCCTTCAAAAAGGTGGAACTACAACCGGGCGAAACCCAAACTGTCACTCTATCCATCAAAGGCAGCGACTTGGCTTTTGTCAATTCCAACGGGCAATGGGTACTGGAACAAGGGGATTTCCGTATGCAATGCGGAAATCAAGTAGTGACTATTACTTACAAATAG
- the cysK gene encoding cysteine synthase A — MEKIARKLTDLVGNTPLLELSNYNTSNDLKARLIVKIESFNPAGSVKDRIALAMIEDAETKGILHPGATIIEPTSGNTGVGLAFVSAAKGYKLILTMPDTMSIERRNLLKALGAELVLTPGADGMKGAIAKAEELKAVTPGAVILQQFENPANPAMHLRTTGLEIWRDTEGKVDIFVAGVGTGGTVSGVGEALKMRDPSIKIVAVEPSDSPVLSGGKPGPHKIQGIGAGFVPKTYKASVVDEIIQVQNDDAIRTSRELAKQEGLLVGISSGAAVYAATELAKRPENAGKMIVALLPDTGERYLSTILYAFEEYPL; from the coding sequence ATGGAAAAGATAGCAAGGAAATTGACGGATTTGGTAGGTAACACTCCGTTATTGGAACTTAGTAACTATAATACAAGTAACGACCTGAAAGCTCGTCTGATTGTAAAGATTGAATCTTTCAATCCGGCAGGAAGCGTGAAGGACCGCATAGCATTGGCTATGATTGAGGATGCAGAAACGAAAGGAATTTTGCATCCCGGAGCAACTATCATTGAGCCGACCAGCGGGAATACCGGTGTGGGATTGGCTTTTGTTTCGGCAGCTAAAGGCTATAAACTGATTCTGACGATGCCCGATACCATGAGCATCGAACGGCGTAATCTTCTGAAAGCTTTAGGGGCGGAATTAGTATTGACTCCCGGTGCCGATGGCATGAAAGGGGCCATTGCCAAAGCTGAAGAACTGAAAGCGGTCACTCCGGGAGCTGTCATCTTGCAACAATTCGAGAATCCTGCTAACCCCGCCATGCATTTACGGACTACCGGTCTGGAAATATGGAGAGATACCGAGGGGAAAGTTGATATCTTTGTGGCGGGAGTAGGTACTGGCGGGACAGTTAGCGGTGTAGGTGAAGCGTTGAAGATGCGTGATCCGAGTATAAAGATCGTGGCAGTAGAACCCTCTGATTCTCCGGTACTCTCGGGAGGAAAACCAGGGCCGCATAAGATTCAGGGAATCGGTGCAGGATTTGTTCCTAAAACGTACAAGGCTTCTGTCGTAGATGAGATTATTCAGGTGCAGAATGACGATGCCATTCGTACGAGTCGTGAATTGGCCAAACAGGAAGGTTTGTTGGTAGGCATATCTTCAGGAGCAGCCGTATATGCTGCTACGGAACTGGCGAAGCGACCGGAAAATGCCGGGAAAATGATTGTTGCATTATTACCTGATACAGGCGAACGTTATTTATCTACCATTTTGTATGCTTTTGAGGAATATCCTTTGTAA
- a CDS encoding cupin domain-containing protein, translating into MKTRSDAFLFEKELDWEKPAPGIRRQIMGYDGQLMMVKVEFEKGAVGSMHQHYHSQATYVASGKFELTIGDRKEILSTGDGYYVEPDQSHGCVCLEAGVLIDTFSPVRADFLI; encoded by the coding sequence ATGAAAACACGCAGTGATGCTTTTCTGTTTGAAAAAGAATTGGATTGGGAGAAACCGGCTCCGGGAATCCGCCGCCAGATAATGGGGTATGACGGGCAACTGATGATGGTGAAAGTGGAATTTGAGAAAGGCGCCGTCGGTTCTATGCATCAACATTATCATAGCCAAGCTACTTATGTTGCAAGCGGTAAGTTTGAATTGACCATTGGAGATCGGAAAGAAATTCTTTCTACAGGTGATGGTTATTATGTGGAACCTGACCAGTCTCATGGATGTGTTTGCCTGGAAGCAGGTGTATTAATTGATACATTCAGCCCTGTGAGAGCTGATTTCTTAATATAA
- a CDS encoding alpha/beta hydrolase, whose product MKKICLLLFLLCTCIAQAQNVYRTDKDISYISGSETDTYRLERCKLDIYYPENKKDFSTIVWFHGGGMEGGNKFVPKELREQGFAVVAVNYRLSPKAKNPAYIEDAAEAVAWVFKNIEKYGGRRDHIFVSGHSAGGYLSLILAMDKKYMAAYGADADSVAAYLPVSGQTVTHFTIRKERGLPDGIPVVDEYAPVNKARKETAPLVLITGDKHLEMAARYEENALLEAVLKSIGNKKVTLYEMQGFDHGQVLGPACYLIADYVKRFK is encoded by the coding sequence ATGAAAAAGATTTGCCTTCTTCTCTTTTTGCTTTGTACTTGCATTGCTCAAGCACAAAATGTTTATCGTACCGACAAAGATATATCTTATATCTCCGGTTCCGAAACGGACACCTATCGTCTGGAACGTTGTAAACTGGATATTTATTATCCTGAAAACAAGAAGGATTTCTCAACTATCGTCTGGTTTCACGGTGGTGGTATGGAAGGTGGAAATAAATTTGTCCCCAAAGAACTGAGAGAACAAGGGTTTGCAGTAGTGGCGGTGAATTACCGTTTGAGTCCGAAAGCAAAGAATCCGGCTTACATCGAAGATGCGGCTGAAGCTGTGGCATGGGTTTTCAAGAATATTGAAAAGTATGGTGGTCGTAGGGATCATATTTTTGTTTCCGGTCATTCTGCGGGAGGTTATCTTTCGTTGATTCTGGCAATGGATAAGAAATACATGGCAGCATACGGAGCAGATGCCGATAGTGTAGCTGCTTATCTTCCGGTGAGTGGTCAGACGGTGACACATTTCACTATTCGTAAGGAACGCGGTTTGCCTGACGGCATTCCGGTGGTTGACGAGTATGCTCCGGTAAATAAGGCTCGTAAGGAAACGGCTCCTCTTGTGCTGATTACGGGGGACAAGCATCTGGAAATGGCGGCAAGGTATGAAGAAAATGCGTTGTTGGAAGCTGTCTTGAAAAGTATAGGTAACAAGAAGGTGACTTTGTATGAAATGCAAGGATTCGATCATGGTCAGGTGCTCGGCCCGGCATGTTATCTGATTGCAGATTATGTGAAGAGATTCAAATAA
- a CDS encoding ISAs1 family transposase: MDKIAKDFLINDELARHMASMSEAIDTIDPREKNKVTYSGKLIMLVTLSGIFCDCQSWNDIADFARYKKDFLRRFIPDLETTPSHDTLRRFFCIIKTEKLESCYREWARNMRGDSPSIEDCDWSKVQINEGNDLYTNRHIAIDGKTIRGAINADKLVQESAGKITKEQASVAKLHVVSAFLSDMSLSLGQERVSIKENEIVAIPKLLDDIDIRQGDVVTIDALGTQKKIVEKIVEKQADYLLEVKDNHLKLRENIENDAEYLLISGRKNDFIKRAEETTEGHGFMVTRTCISCSEPSRLGFCYRDWKNLRTYGMIKTEKINIATGEIQNEKHCFISSLVNNPELILKYKRKHWAVENGLHWQLDVTFNEDDGRKMMNSAQNFSTLTKMALTILKNYQDEDKKTSVNRKRKKAGWSDEYLTNLIDTFIKAF, from the coding sequence GAAAAGAATAAAGTCACTTATTCGGGCAAATTGATAATGCTTGTCACTTTATCAGGTATTTTTTGTGATTGTCAGAGTTGGAATGATATAGCAGACTTCGCCCGTTATAAGAAAGATTTTCTTAGAAGATTCATACCGGACTTAGAAACTACCCCGTCACATGATACATTACGCCGATTTTTTTGTATCATAAAAACGGAAAAATTAGAGAGTTGTTACAGAGAATGGGCCCGTAATATGAGGGGGGATTCACCATCCATAGAAGATTGTGACTGGTCGAAAGTTCAAATTAATGAGGGAAATGATCTTTATACGAATAGACATATAGCTATTGACGGAAAAACGATCCGTGGTGCCATCAATGCTGATAAACTGGTACAAGAGTCAGCGGGTAAAATAACAAAGGAGCAGGCATCAGTAGCCAAACTTCATGTTGTCAGTGCCTTTCTTTCTGATATGAGTCTGTCATTAGGGCAGGAACGGGTCTCAATAAAAGAGAATGAAATAGTAGCAATACCCAAATTACTGGACGACATTGATATACGACAAGGAGATGTAGTTACCATCGATGCACTTGGTACCCAAAAGAAAATTGTAGAAAAAATAGTAGAGAAACAAGCCGATTATCTTTTAGAGGTGAAAGACAACCATTTAAAACTAAGGGAAAATATCGAAAACGATGCGGAGTACTTGCTAATTTCCGGAAGAAAAAATGATTTTATCAAAAGAGCTGAAGAAACCACAGAAGGTCATGGATTTATGGTGACAAGGACCTGCATATCCTGCTCTGAGCCCAGTAGATTAGGGTTCTGTTATCGCGATTGGAAGAATCTTAGGACTTATGGAATGATAAAGACCGAGAAAATAAATATAGCCACAGGAGAAATACAAAATGAGAAACATTGTTTCATCTCTTCATTAGTGAACAATCCAGAGCTTATTCTTAAATATAAGAGAAAGCATTGGGCGGTAGAAAATGGATTGCATTGGCAATTGGATGTTACATTTAATGAAGATGATGGAAGAAAAATGATGAATTCGGCACAAAACTTTTCCACTTTAACGAAAATGGCATTGACCATTTTGAAGAATTATCAGGATGAAGACAAGAAGACTTCGGTCAATAGGAAAAGGAAGAAGGCAGGATGGAGTGATGAGTACTTAACTAATTTGATAGATACCTTTATTAAAGCCTTTTAA